In the genome of Falsirhodobacter halotolerans, one region contains:
- a CDS encoding glycine--tRNA ligase subunit alpha, with protein MTTPPRSFQEIILRLMTYWAGKGCAILQPYDMEVGAGTFHPATTLRSLGSKPWAAAYVQPSRRPTDGRYGENPNRLQHYYQYQVILKPSPPDLQALYLGSLQAIGIDMALHDIRFVEDDWESPTLGAWGLGWEVWCDGMEVSQFTYFQQVGGHDCKPVSGELTYGLERLAMYVLGVDHVMDMPFNDPDSPTPLTYGDVFRQAEREYSRWNFDVADTATLLQHFKDAEAECGRILSAPETDAAGRTIVMAQPAYDQCIKASHLFNLMDARGVISVTERQAYIGRVRALAKACADAFVTTPAAN; from the coding sequence ATGACCACACCGCCGCGCAGCTTTCAGGAGATCATCCTTCGCCTGATGACCTATTGGGCGGGCAAGGGCTGCGCCATCCTGCAACCCTATGACATGGAGGTGGGGGCGGGGACGTTCCACCCGGCGACCACGCTGCGTTCGCTTGGATCGAAGCCCTGGGCCGCGGCCTATGTCCAGCCGTCGCGCCGTCCGACCGACGGGCGCTATGGCGAAAACCCGAACCGGCTTCAGCACTACTATCAGTATCAGGTGATCCTGAAGCCCTCGCCCCCCGATCTTCAGGCGTTGTATCTCGGATCGTTGCAGGCGATCGGCATCGACATGGCGCTGCACGATATCCGTTTCGTTGAGGATGACTGGGAATCCCCGACTTTGGGCGCCTGGGGTCTGGGATGGGAGGTCTGGTGCGACGGGATGGAAGTGTCGCAATTTACCTATTTCCAGCAGGTCGGCGGGCATGACTGCAAGCCCGTGTCGGGCGAGCTGACCTACGGGCTGGAGCGTCTGGCGATGTATGTTCTGGGCGTGGATCACGTCATGGACATGCCGTTCAACGATCCGGACAGCCCGACGCCCCTGACCTATGGCGACGTGTTCCGGCAGGCGGAGCGGGAATACAGCCGCTGGAACTTCGATGTGGCCGACACCGCCACGCTGCTGCAACATTTCAAGGATGCCGAGGCCGAGTGCGGGCGCATCCTGTCCGCGCCCGAAACGGATGCGGCGGGGCGCACCATCGTCATGGCCCAGCCCGCCTATGACCAGTGCATCAAGGCCAGCCACCTGTTCAACCTGATGGACGCGCGGGGCGTGATCTCCGTCACCGAACGTCAGGCTTATATCGGGCGGGTGCGCGCGCTGGCGAAAGCCTGCGCCGACGCTTTCGTCACCACCCCCGCCGCGAACTGA